A DNA window from Thermodesulfatator atlanticus DSM 21156 contains the following coding sequences:
- a CDS encoding ABC transporter ATP-binding protein — translation MEHILEVKDLSKNFNSFWALKNISFTLCPGEILGIVGPNGAGKTTLINCLLGLITPSSGKIIYFGLELWQNRSKVLAKVNFASNYVGLPLSLNLYENLLVYAHLYGVSQAKEKIAYLLKLFGLYEIRQKPTRHLSSGQMTRLTLAKALLNDPSILLLDEPTAGLDPEIAEHTRKLLRDLSKKQQTAIIITSHNLPEIERFADRILMLKKGQIKAIGTKEELLAKFKSKNLEELYFKAVL, via the coding sequence ATGGAACACATCCTCGAAGTAAAAGACCTAAGCAAAAATTTCAATTCCTTTTGGGCTCTTAAAAACATTTCGTTTACCCTCTGCCCCGGTGAAATACTCGGTATCGTAGGCCCAAATGGCGCGGGGAAAACCACCCTCATCAACTGTCTGCTGGGCCTTATCACCCCCTCCTCCGGAAAGATTATCTATTTTGGCCTTGAGCTCTGGCAAAACCGTTCAAAAGTGCTTGCCAAAGTCAATTTCGCCTCAAATTACGTAGGCCTCCCCTTATCACTTAACCTTTACGAAAATCTTTTGGTTTATGCCCATCTTTACGGAGTCTCCCAGGCTAAAGAAAAGATCGCTTATCTTCTCAAACTTTTCGGGCTTTACGAAATACGCCAGAAACCAACGCGGCATCTTTCTTCCGGCCAAATGACACGCCTAACTCTTGCTAAAGCTTTACTTAACGATCCCAGCATTTTACTGCTTGATGAACCCACTGCTGGTCTTGACCCAGAAATAGCCGAACATACCCGCAAACTCTTAAGGGATCTATCCAAAAAGCAGCAAACCGCTATCATCATAACCTCACATAATCTCCCGGAGATAGAACGCTTTGCCGACCGAATCCTGATGCTAAAAAAGGGACAAATAAAAGCCATTGGCACCAAAGAAGAACTCCTTGCTAAATTCAAGAGTAAAAATCTCGAAGAGCTTTATTTTAAGGCCGTACTATGA
- a CDS encoding HDOD domain-containing protein: MGLLGLLKRKKNPREELKKKLKGFELPYLPKAALLALEAIRDPHTSVPEIARRVAADPGLHLKILRTVNSAAFGLPRQVTNIEHAVALLGRARLESLLLPLAVKEALPPFDAPCLDHTLFWLTAAKRGSFARKFAQVLHPHSSVEAFSAGLLQDVAVPIIIHLSKDNYCPVLETWNTDPDVDVTELERKTFGYDHQDIGHLVAEEWDLPAYLSEAISAHHEDKVEPAVFLASHLRYSREQNEIEKETVAEIAKQQFNIPKDQALNMLLRAQKEAEELARVFL, encoded by the coding sequence ATGGGTTTATTAGGTCTTTTAAAAAGGAAGAAAAATCCCCGGGAAGAACTGAAAAAGAAACTAAAGGGCTTTGAACTCCCTTATCTACCTAAGGCAGCCTTATTAGCTCTGGAGGCCATAAGAGACCCGCACACCAGTGTGCCGGAAATAGCCCGTAGGGTGGCGGCAGACCCAGGACTTCACTTAAAAATCCTCCGCACAGTCAACTCTGCAGCCTTTGGGCTCCCGCGCCAGGTCACTAATATCGAACATGCCGTAGCCCTTTTAGGGCGCGCTCGCCTGGAATCTCTCCTTTTGCCGCTAGCGGTAAAAGAAGCCCTTCCCCCTTTTGATGCTCCGTGCCTTGATCATACCCTCTTTTGGCTTACGGCCGCCAAAAGAGGAAGTTTTGCCAGAAAGTTCGCCCAGGTCTTACATCCTCATTCAAGCGTGGAAGCCTTTAGCGCCGGACTCCTTCAAGATGTAGCTGTTCCAATCATTATACATCTCAGTAAAGATAACTACTGTCCGGTGTTAGAAACTTGGAACACCGACCCTGATGTCGATGTCACAGAACTTGAAAGAAAGACCTTTGGCTATGACCATCAGGACATCGGACACCTTGTGGCAGAAGAATGGGATCTTCCCGCTTATTTAAGCGAAGCCATTTCAGCCCACCACGAAGACAAAGTAGAACCAGCGGTCTTTTTAGCCTCCCACCTACGCTACAGCCGCGAACAAAACGAAATTGAAAAAGAAACTGTAGCTGAAATAGCCAAGCAGCAATTTAACATCCCCAAAGATCAAGCACTCAATATGCTTTTGCGAGCCCAAAAAGAAGCCGAAGAGTTAGCACGTGTATTTCTTTAG
- the argC gene encoding N-acetyl-gamma-glutamyl-phosphate reductase: MLNVAIIGATGYTGLELLRILAKHPEVEVSAVTSRKEAGKKVAEIFPFEGKFGELIFEEPAPEKIAQKAELVFLCVPHGAAAKAAKSFLEAGLKVIDLSADFRLKDQSIYETWYKTAHEAPELLPQAVYGLPEIYREEIKRAKLIANPGCYPTASTLPLIPLLKARLIQEESIIIDAKSGVSGAGRSAKLRLIFCEVNEDFCAYNVATHRHTPEIEQVLSEASRKNLKVNFTTHLVPMNRGILATIYAKAKENIDEKTLRSCLVDFYADEVFVKILPEGIFPNTAHVRGTNLCAIGLKFDQRTRRVILVSAIDNLVKGASGQAVQNMNLMAGFPEELALDTRPLFP, from the coding sequence ATGTTAAACGTCGCCATCATAGGAGCCACAGGCTATACCGGGCTTGAACTTCTACGGATCCTTGCCAAACACCCTGAGGTAGAAGTAAGTGCTGTTACCTCACGCAAAGAAGCCGGGAAAAAAGTCGCTGAGATATTTCCTTTTGAAGGGAAATTTGGTGAGCTCATCTTTGAAGAACCAGCTCCCGAAAAAATTGCCCAAAAGGCAGAGCTAGTTTTTTTGTGCGTGCCCCATGGGGCGGCGGCCAAAGCAGCCAAATCCTTTTTAGAGGCAGGGCTTAAGGTAATCGACCTTTCGGCAGACTTCCGCCTTAAAGACCAAAGCATCTACGAAACCTGGTATAAGACAGCACACGAGGCCCCAGAGCTTTTGCCCCAGGCTGTTTACGGATTGCCCGAAATTTATCGCGAAGAAATTAAAAGAGCCAAGCTTATTGCCAACCCTGGATGCTATCCCACGGCAAGCACTTTGCCCCTGATTCCCCTGCTTAAGGCCAGGCTTATTCAAGAGGAAAGTATCATTATCGATGCCAAAAGCGGTGTCTCAGGCGCCGGAAGGAGTGCCAAACTGAGACTTATCTTTTGCGAAGTAAACGAAGACTTTTGCGCTTATAACGTAGCCACCCACCGCCACACCCCTGAGATAGAACAAGTCCTTTCCGAGGCTTCTAGGAAAAATCTCAAGGTTAACTTTACGACCCATCTTGTCCCCATGAACCGCGGCATCCTGGCCACGATATATGCAAAGGCAAAAGAAAACATAGACGAAAAAACTCTGCGAAGCTGTCTTGTTGATTTTTACGCAGATGAAGTTTTTGTTAAAATTCTCCCTGAGGGCATCTTCCCAAACACCGCCCATGTGCGCGGCACAAATCTTTGTGCTATCGGCTTAAAATTCGATCAGCGTACCAGGCGCGTAATTTTAGTCTCAGCTATTGACAATCTCGTCAAAGGAGCAAGCGGCCAGGCCGTGCAAAACATGAACCTTATGGCAGGTTTTCCAGAAGAGCTCGCTTTAGATACCAGGCCGCTTTTTCCTTAA
- a CDS encoding YfiR/HmsC family protein: MGGRKYSLIIIIFFLGVKVALASTLITIESQKAYLTLSLLKRFVRLEENLKNKKKIKILVLVPEIKSAFQDQNIVNDTVRSFFEKNKDIFEPVYVNNKKEVQKMINNKKFDIFYIAGLIEGISELITLATNKKIFTVSHLPELVSEGVALSLDLERRNACIIANYNTWQKIGIKIPAKILNKITFIDYSNAKYNS; this comes from the coding sequence GTGGGCGGGCGAAAATATAGTTTAATCATAATTATCTTTTTTTTAGGCGTAAAAGTCGCCTTAGCAAGCACTCTTATAACCATCGAATCCCAAAAGGCGTATTTAACCCTTTCTCTTTTAAAACGCTTTGTAAGACTGGAAGAAAACCTCAAAAACAAGAAAAAAATAAAAATATTAGTACTTGTTCCGGAAATTAAAAGTGCTTTTCAAGACCAAAATATTGTAAATGATACGGTAAGATCTTTTTTTGAAAAAAATAAAGATATTTTCGAGCCAGTCTATGTCAACAACAAAAAAGAAGTTCAGAAGATGATTAATAATAAAAAATTCGACATCTTTTATATTGCCGGATTAATAGAAGGTATTTCTGAACTAATCACTCTCGCCACCAATAAAAAAATATTCACTGTATCACATCTTCCAGAACTAGTCTCAGAAGGCGTTGCTCTTTCTCTTGATCTTGAAAGGAGAAATGCTTGCATTATAGCTAACTATAATACCTGGCAAAAAATTGGCATAAAAATACCTGCAAAAATTCTAAACAAAATAACATTCATCGACTATTCAAATGCCAAATATAACTCGTAA
- a CDS encoding pyridoxal phosphate-dependent aminotransferase, with translation MKEKLATRVKQLKPSATLAVNAKAKALKAKGIDIINLSAGEPDFDTPEHIKAAAIKAIEEGFTRYTPVAGIPELREAVVARLEKDYGLKYEPEQVVVSCGAKQALFNLAQALFEEGDEVLILAPYWVSYPPIVELSGAKPVIVPSTKEKNFEPDISDIAAACTPKTKGIIVNSPSNPTGQIYSTGFLKDLAGLCKEKGLIVISDDIYDKLRFDGKAPENILTVAPDLKDQVIMVNGVSKTYAMTGWRIGWAIGPEEIIAAVSRIQGQSTSNATSVAQKAALEALLGPQDCVAEMCKAFKRRANLLYEEVKKIPGLELPKPMGTFYAFIDFSAYYGRKTPDGTEIKDSLSICEYLLEEAKVATVPGVAFGDDRCLRISFASADEEILKGVARISEALTKLSY, from the coding sequence GTGAAAGAAAAACTAGCAACCAGGGTCAAACAACTTAAACCCTCAGCCACCTTAGCGGTAAACGCCAAGGCCAAGGCCTTAAAAGCCAAAGGCATTGACATTATTAACCTTTCTGCTGGAGAGCCTGATTTCGACACCCCTGAGCACATCAAAGCCGCTGCCATCAAAGCCATTGAAGAAGGCTTTACCAGATACACCCCGGTAGCAGGGATCCCTGAGCTTAGAGAAGCTGTGGTAGCGCGCCTGGAAAAAGATTACGGGCTTAAATACGAGCCCGAGCAAGTGGTAGTAAGCTGTGGTGCCAAGCAGGCACTTTTTAACCTAGCCCAGGCCCTTTTTGAAGAAGGCGATGAGGTCTTGATCCTTGCGCCCTATTGGGTCTCTTATCCCCCGATTGTAGAACTCTCTGGCGCAAAGCCGGTAATTGTGCCCTCCACCAAAGAAAAAAATTTTGAACCCGATATTTCCGATATAGCAGCAGCCTGTACCCCAAAAACCAAGGGCATCATCGTAAATAGCCCTTCAAACCCCACCGGACAGATTTATAGCACCGGCTTTTTAAAGGATTTGGCAGGACTTTGCAAAGAAAAGGGTCTTATCGTCATCTCAGACGATATTTACGATAAGCTTCGTTTTGACGGAAAGGCCCCTGAGAACATCCTTACCGTAGCTCCCGATTTGAAAGACCAGGTTATTATGGTTAACGGGGTCTCAAAGACTTATGCCATGACGGGTTGGCGCATTGGCTGGGCCATCGGGCCCGAGGAAATCATTGCTGCGGTCTCACGCATCCAAGGCCAGAGCACTTCAAACGCCACTTCTGTGGCCCAGAAGGCCGCCCTTGAAGCCCTTTTGGGACCACAGGATTGTGTAGCTGAAATGTGTAAGGCCTTTAAACGCCGGGCCAATTTACTTTACGAAGAAGTCAAAAAGATTCCAGGTCTTGAGCTTCCCAAACCTATGGGAACTTTCTACGCCTTCATTGACTTTTCAGCCTACTATGGCCGTAAAACCCCTGATGGCACGGAAATAAAAGACTCTCTTAGCATTTGCGAGTACCTGCTTGAAGAGGCAAAAGTAGCCACGGTTCCTGGAGTTGCCTTTGGTGATGACCGCTGCTTAAGGATTTCCTTTGCCAGTGCCGATGAAGAAATATTAAAGGGTGTGGCCCGTATTTCTGAAGCCTTGACAAAACTCAGTTATTAA
- a CDS encoding pentapeptide repeat-containing protein: MEAVRQIGNENTLDFSGQDLSGKDFSGQNLAGARFFRANLKNAIFTGADLTNADFTGANLEGANLEGVKAENAGFGLANLKNARLFNGNFQHATFTKANLEYADAKCANFSRARIREANLSGADFSSANLQEAHLNLSNVAKAIFKDANLRGAHIRMLKGYQNAIWTGVDIRDINFSGAYLIRRHIMDENYLEEFRQQGRTAKIIYFLWWLTSDCGRSLKRWCLFILFQVLFFAYLYHLVGVDYGKYPTPLSPLYYSVVTLTTLGYGDVIPNSLPGQIIAICEVITGYVMLGGLLAIFTNRIARRAD, translated from the coding sequence ATGGAAGCTGTAAGGCAAATAGGCAACGAGAACACATTAGACTTCAGCGGGCAAGACTTAAGCGGCAAAGATTTTAGCGGGCAAAACCTAGCCGGCGCACGTTTTTTTCGAGCAAATTTAAAAAACGCTATTTTTACAGGGGCTGATTTAACAAACGCCGATTTCACCGGAGCAAACCTTGAAGGAGCAAATCTTGAGGGTGTAAAAGCCGAAAATGCTGGTTTTGGCCTGGCTAATCTAAAAAATGCCAGGCTTTTTAATGGGAATTTCCAACATGCAACCTTTACCAAAGCCAACCTTGAATATGCCGATGCCAAATGCGCCAACTTCTCACGCGCCCGCATAAGAGAAGCCAACCTTTCGGGTGCGGACTTCTCTAGCGCTAATTTACAAGAGGCACATCTCAACCTCAGCAACGTAGCAAAGGCCATTTTTAAAGATGCCAACCTGCGCGGCGCCCACATTCGTATGCTCAAGGGCTACCAAAATGCTATCTGGACCGGGGTAGATATTCGCGATATCAACTTTTCCGGCGCCTATCTCATCAGACGACACATAATGGATGAAAATTATCTTGAAGAGTTTCGCCAACAAGGACGTACCGCCAAAATCATTTATTTTCTCTGGTGGCTTACTTCTGATTGCGGAAGAAGCTTAAAACGCTGGTGTCTTTTTATTTTGTTCCAAGTCCTTTTTTTTGCTTATTTGTATCACCTGGTAGGAGTTGACTACGGAAAATACCCGACTCCGCTCTCTCCCCTTTATTACAGTGTGGTCACACTTACCACTTTGGGATATGGAGACGTCATCCCCAATTCCTTGCCAGGGCAAATAATAGCTATTTGTGAGGTAATTACAGGGTATGTCATGCTTGGTGGCCTTTTGGCCATTTTTACTAACCGTATCGCCAGGAGGGCCGATTAA
- a CDS encoding 2-oxoacid:acceptor oxidoreductase family protein, which translates to MIEVRLHGRGGQGAVTSAELIAISAINQDKYAQAFPSFGPERRGAPVMAFVRVSEERIHTREKVYTPDIVVVLDPSLPTIVNVTDGLKENGWVILNSHKDEKELREILGGYQGKLAVVDATKIAMEELGLPITNTTMLGAFLKATHLVDQKFLEEALEHRFGRLAEKNKAAMARAIKETKLYT; encoded by the coding sequence ATGATCGAAGTCAGGCTTCATGGTCGAGGAGGTCAGGGTGCCGTCACTTCGGCAGAATTAATTGCCATTTCTGCCATTAACCAGGACAAATACGCCCAGGCCTTTCCTAGTTTTGGTCCGGAGCGTCGTGGTGCTCCGGTAATGGCGTTTGTTCGGGTTAGTGAAGAGCGCATTCACACCCGCGAAAAAGTTTATACGCCAGATATTGTAGTAGTCCTTGATCCGTCTCTTCCAACTATTGTCAATGTTACTGATGGATTGAAAGAAAATGGCTGGGTTATCTTGAATTCGCATAAAGACGAAAAAGAATTGCGCGAGATTTTGGGCGGTTACCAAGGAAAACTCGCCGTGGTTGATGCCACAAAGATTGCTATGGAAGAGCTTGGCCTTCCTATTACCAATACCACCATGTTAGGGGCCTTTCTTAAGGCAACCCACTTAGTTGACCAAAAATTTTTAGAAGAAGCCCTTGAGCACCGTTTTGGTCGGTTAGCAGAGAAGAATAAAGCAGCTATGGCCAGAGCCATTAAAGAGACAAAACTTTACACATAA
- the rpsI gene encoding 30S ribosomal protein S9, with translation MAKNTERFYATGKRKTAIARVWLIPGSGNFRVNNKDFDEYFSDTVVARHVVEQPFNITGTAGKFDIVCTVKGGGKSAQAEAIRHGVARALIVYNEELRPSLKKAGFLTRDARVKERKKYGLRGARRGQQYSKR, from the coding sequence ATGGCTAAAAATACCGAAAGATTTTATGCCACCGGCAAAAGAAAGACTGCTATTGCCAGGGTTTGGCTGATCCCTGGTAGTGGAAATTTCAGGGTTAACAACAAAGATTTTGACGAATACTTTTCTGACACGGTAGTTGCCCGCCACGTGGTAGAACAGCCTTTTAACATCACAGGTACTGCGGGCAAGTTTGACATAGTCTGCACGGTAAAAGGTGGAGGCAAATCAGCTCAGGCCGAAGCCATAAGGCATGGCGTGGCGCGTGCCCTTATCGTTTACAACGAAGAACTGAGGCCTTCCCTTAAAAAGGCTGGTTTCCTTACCCGCGATGCCCGCGTAAAAGAACGCAAAAAATACGGGCTGCGGGGTGCCAGACGCGGTCAACAGTACTCCAAACGCTAA
- a CDS encoding TonB-dependent receptor: MIRAIILGLFFLVFVSRVIWAGQIPGDSPKSSKDTFNEQIKLFFSDQKFLSDKDFQTTLAKAAGELEAFLKEATEKALEFGLNIDEVPSTFIVFDRQSIERTGATTIAELLRFVPGLEVIRENNGTFHLIVRGNYSDRRVLILWDGQPLNVLLTRRALNFIGAMPVDILERIEISLGPSSAVYGSYAMGGVINLIPRKWANGGEVGGAIGSFDSRRGFASGGLVKGDWDIQFSVGASNSDGDSFKVRDVLGIPGEVNTGQETNWQELRLKHKDLGFKFFRIFVDLSRYYGITDRLPRTEAPRGQLEQVGGQFTYDFELPFQTDAHLYLNWRQNFLDYGKYYVFHPAPPETLPAFDQPTVATEKVRLRETIWGIRFHRHFGNHCLFWGAETLENAIRSVSFYANRTLPELDPLSGLTRLKDPWPKEDEEMWAIFLQDQWQISQKNELNFGLRYDKYSGFSGQLSPRIVWIHRLSPKFATKLIYGRGFRVPDLNSLYNNHKPLVSGNPDLKPEKLDSIESVFIWKPDHRQRLSLSMYHMWLKDVLGRRAPSNLPGWHFRQGGDERVSGGEISYRYRGLNWDIYLYASYQWGENEFDEPRPYVANVLGGGFISYSFGNIPLEVNLGVNYVGSRWREKYNPTNIDSNSYIADPRPKLKGYTNVNLKLIYDITKRAKLWLGITNLFNDNIRYPSNYGAIPDDYRENGRYAEVGLRIRF; this comes from the coding sequence TTGATCCGAGCTATCATTTTAGGCTTATTTTTCTTGGTCTTTGTTAGTCGCGTCATATGGGCAGGGCAAATCCCTGGCGACTCTCCTAAGTCCTCCAAAGATACGTTTAACGAACAGATCAAACTTTTTTTTTCGGATCAAAAATTCCTCTCAGACAAAGATTTTCAGACAACCCTTGCCAAAGCAGCTGGAGAACTGGAAGCCTTTCTAAAGGAAGCCACGGAAAAGGCCTTAGAGTTTGGCCTGAATATCGACGAAGTCCCGTCTACTTTTATTGTTTTTGACCGTCAGAGCATTGAACGTACTGGAGCTACCACCATTGCTGAGCTTTTACGCTTTGTCCCTGGCCTTGAGGTTATCAGAGAAAACAACGGCACGTTTCACTTAATTGTAAGGGGAAATTATTCTGACAGACGCGTGCTTATTCTGTGGGACGGGCAACCCTTAAATGTCCTTCTCACCAGGCGGGCCTTAAATTTCATTGGTGCCATGCCGGTAGATATCCTGGAAAGGATAGAAATATCCCTTGGCCCATCCTCTGCGGTTTACGGCTCCTATGCCATGGGCGGTGTGATAAATCTCATCCCCCGCAAGTGGGCAAACGGTGGCGAAGTCGGCGGTGCCATAGGAAGCTTTGATTCTCGTAGAGGCTTTGCTTCAGGTGGCTTGGTAAAAGGAGACTGGGATATCCAATTCAGTGTAGGGGCAAGTAATTCTGACGGAGATTCTTTTAAGGTTAGAGATGTCCTGGGGATCCCTGGCGAAGTCAACACCGGTCAGGAAACAAACTGGCAAGAACTAAGACTCAAACATAAAGACTTGGGGTTCAAATTTTTCAGGATTTTCGTTGACCTTTCCCGTTATTACGGCATAACAGACCGTCTGCCTCGCACAGAAGCCCCCAGGGGCCAACTAGAACAAGTGGGAGGGCAGTTCACTTATGACTTTGAGCTCCCTTTCCAGACAGATGCCCATCTTTATCTTAATTGGCGGCAAAATTTTTTAGACTATGGAAAATATTACGTTTTTCATCCTGCTCCCCCTGAAACACTACCTGCATTTGACCAGCCAACAGTGGCCACTGAGAAAGTACGTCTGCGCGAAACAATATGGGGCATAAGATTTCACCGGCATTTTGGCAATCATTGCCTTTTTTGGGGGGCAGAAACCTTAGAAAACGCCATCCGCTCGGTATCATTTTATGCCAACAGGACTCTACCAGAATTAGACCCTCTTTCTGGATTAACCCGCTTAAAAGACCCCTGGCCTAAAGAAGACGAAGAAATGTGGGCCATATTTTTGCAGGACCAGTGGCAAATTTCCCAAAAAAATGAACTTAATTTCGGGCTTCGGTATGACAAATACAGTGGCTTCTCTGGCCAGCTAAGCCCTCGTATTGTCTGGATACACCGCTTAAGCCCCAAGTTTGCCACTAAGCTCATTTACGGACGCGGCTTTCGCGTGCCAGACCTCAATTCACTTTATAACAACCACAAACCTCTAGTTTCAGGAAACCCTGACCTCAAACCTGAAAAGTTAGATTCAATCGAGAGTGTTTTTATCTGGAAACCTGATCACCGACAAAGGCTCAGTTTAAGCATGTATCACATGTGGTTAAAAGATGTCCTTGGACGCAGAGCCCCTTCTAATTTGCCAGGATGGCACTTTCGCCAGGGCGGAGATGAACGCGTTAGCGGTGGAGAAATTTCTTACCGTTACCGGGGACTCAACTGGGATATCTATCTTTATGCCAGCTACCAATGGGGAGAAAACGAATTTGACGAACCGAGACCATACGTAGCCAATGTCCTGGGTGGAGGTTTTATCTCCTATTCTTTTGGCAACATTCCTTTAGAAGTAAACTTAGGCGTAAATTACGTGGGCTCACGTTGGCGAGAAAAATATAATCCGACTAATATTGACTCTAACAGCTACATAGCAGACCCTCGCCCAAAACTAAAAGGGTATACTAACGTAAATCTAAAACTCATCTATGATATAACAAAACGTGCCAAATTATGGCTTGGCATTACCAATCTTTTTAATGACAATATTAGGTATCCGTCTAATTACGGAGCTATTCCTGATGATTACCGAGAAAACGGACGATACGCAGAAGTGGGATTAAGGATACGTTTTTAG
- the truA gene encoding tRNA pseudouridine(38-40) synthase TruA, whose amino-acid sequence MRNIKLTIAYDGTNYLGWQKQKVGPTIQGVLEDTLRRLLGHRIKLRAAGRTDAGVHALGQVANFLTTSKMPLEDLHRALNALLPKDISVFKVEEVPIKFNAQYDAKYKTYYYQIYNHPIRNPLVRLYSWWVPQKLDLEAMREVLPLFIGQKDFASFRKTGTETKSTIRTVLSAELKRVPGVAGMLRFEISGRGFLRYMVRNIVGALVQVGLGKLSAQELASIMEAKDRSLAPPPAPPQGLFLKEVVYQTKRRASRERKTSNQGQTT is encoded by the coding sequence ATGCGCAATATCAAGCTTACCATTGCCTACGACGGCACCAATTATCTTGGCTGGCAAAAACAAAAAGTAGGCCCCACTATCCAGGGAGTCCTAGAAGACACCTTAAGGCGCCTTTTAGGTCATCGTATAAAGCTTCGGGCGGCAGGGCGCACTGATGCAGGAGTTCATGCTTTAGGTCAGGTGGCCAATTTTTTGACCACGAGCAAAATGCCCCTTGAAGACCTGCACCGGGCGCTTAATGCTTTGCTTCCCAAAGACATCTCGGTATTTAAAGTTGAGGAAGTCCCTATCAAATTTAACGCCCAGTACGACGCCAAGTACAAGACCTACTACTACCAAATCTACAATCACCCCATCAGGAACCCGTTAGTACGACTTTATTCCTGGTGGGTCCCCCAAAAGCTTGACCTTGAGGCCATGCGCGAGGTTTTGCCGCTTTTTATAGGCCAGAAAGACTTTGCCAGCTTTCGCAAAACTGGCACTGAAACCAAAAGCACTATCCGCACGGTTTTATCCGCAGAGCTAAAAAGGGTGCCTGGAGTCGCGGGCATGCTTCGTTTTGAGATTTCCGGGCGTGGCTTTTTACGGTATATGGTAAGAAATATCGTAGGGGCACTGGTGCAAGTGGGGCTTGGTAAACTTTCTGCCCAAGAACTGGCAAGTATAATGGAAGCCAAAGACCGCTCCCTTGCTCCCCCACCTGCGCCACCACAGGGGCTTTTTTTAAAGGAAGTAGTCTATCAAACCAAAAGGAGGGCTTCCCGTGAAAGAAAAACTAGCAACCAGGGTCAAACAACTTAA
- a CDS encoding ABC transporter permease, protein MNPRRIYAVVLRQIFLYRRSFTRVLDVFYWPTVDLLLWGFITLYLERESQGINPYASFFLGGLILWNILLRAQQGISVSFLEDIWARNLINLFVSPLKVSEYLAGLLCISIIKVSLAFLVMAGIAGACFGFAIFKMGLWLLFFVLNLCAMGWAIGLVTMACILRFGQEAEILAWALSFLFLPVSAVFYPVEVLPHFLQKIAAFVPAAYVFEGMRAVILKQELSISLLEKAFLLNACYLALGLAIFYRVYKVSLARGSIPKIGE, encoded by the coding sequence ATGAACCCTCGTCGCATTTATGCTGTGGTTTTAAGACAGATTTTTCTTTACCGACGGAGCTTCACTCGCGTTTTAGACGTATTTTACTGGCCAACTGTTGATCTTCTTCTCTGGGGTTTCATTACGCTTTATTTGGAGAGGGAAAGCCAGGGCATAAATCCTTATGCTTCTTTTTTTCTCGGCGGACTTATTCTCTGGAACATCCTTTTGCGCGCCCAACAGGGCATATCGGTTTCTTTTCTTGAAGACATTTGGGCGCGAAATTTGATAAATCTTTTTGTCTCCCCCCTCAAAGTTTCAGAATACCTGGCCGGGCTTTTGTGTATCAGCATCATAAAGGTGAGCCTAGCCTTTTTAGTGATGGCTGGCATTGCTGGGGCCTGCTTCGGCTTTGCGATCTTTAAAATGGGGCTCTGGCTTCTTTTCTTCGTGTTGAATTTGTGCGCTATGGGCTGGGCCATTGGCCTGGTCACCATGGCCTGCATCCTTCGCTTTGGCCAAGAAGCCGAGATACTCGCCTGGGCACTTTCTTTTCTGTTTTTACCTGTTTCTGCGGTCTTTTATCCGGTTGAGGTGCTGCCGCATTTTTTACAGAAAATAGCGGCCTTTGTTCCTGCAGCTTATGTTTTTGAGGGCATGCGCGCGGTAATCCTTAAACAAGAACTCAGTATTTCCTTACTTGAAAAGGCCTTTTTGTTAAATGCATGTTATCTTGCTTTAGGCCTTGCCATATTTTACCGCGTTTATAAAGTTTCCCTGGCCCGTGGAAGCATTCCAAAGATTGGAGAGTGA
- the rplM gene encoding 50S ribosomal protein L13 has product MAIFTSQTPMLKKEEVERNWYVIDAKGKVLGRLASLIAQRLRGKHRPDFTPHVDAGDFIVVINADKIKLTGHKLDQKIYWRHSGYMGGIKLTPAKKMLEQKPEEVLRLAVKRMLPKNRLGRKMLKKLKIYRGESHPHTAQKPKVLEI; this is encoded by the coding sequence ATGGCAATATTTACATCGCAGACCCCGATGCTCAAAAAAGAAGAAGTTGAAAGAAACTGGTACGTTATCGACGCCAAAGGAAAGGTCTTGGGGCGTCTTGCAAGCCTAATTGCCCAGCGTCTGCGGGGCAAACATCGCCCAGATTTCACCCCACACGTAGATGCCGGGGATTTCATCGTGGTCATCAACGCGGACAAAATCAAACTTACCGGGCATAAGCTTGACCAGAAGATTTACTGGCGGCACTCTGGCTACATGGGAGGCATTAAGCTTACGCCAGCCAAGAAAATGCTTGAGCAAAAGCCCGAAGAAGTGTTGCGCCTGGCGGTAAAAAGAATGCTTCCGAAAAATCGCCTGGGACGCAAAATGCTCAAAAAGCTAAAGATTTATCGCGGAGAGAGCCATCCTCATACTGCTCAAAAACCAAAAGTCCTAGAAATTTAA